The Sorangiineae bacterium MSr11954 DNA segment CTTTGCGCTTGGGCATCGCCATGTAGCTGAAGACGCCCCAGAGGATGGTGCCCACCAGGAGCACCCAGGCGACCGAGCGCGTCTCGACGAAATAGCGGGCGATGTTCTTGGTGGTGGCGATGCGTTCTTCGTCGCTCTTTCCGTGTGCCATGCCTTTGCCCTCGGATCAGGGAAGAATGCGGATGCGGCTGCCATCGACGAGCAAGGTCGCGCCCATGGAGACGACCTGCTCGCCGCGTTTGAGGCCCGAGGTGACCTGCACGCCATTGCCCAGCACATCGCCCAGCCCCACGTCGCGCACCTTGGCCACGTCGTGATCGCCGTCTTTGGCCACCACGTAAACGGCGAAGCCGCGCGGATCGGCGGGCGAGCGCACGATGGCGGTGAGCGGCAAGCTCAGCGCGGTCTCGGCGATCGCGCCGTCCGGCACCTTGAGCGAGGCGACCATGCCGACGCGCAGCGCGTCCTTTGGATTGGGGATGGTGATCTCGACCTCGAACACCCGGCTCTTCGGATCGGCGGAGGGGGCGATCCGGGTGATGGTCCCTTCGAAGTCGGCTTGGGTGGCGTCGACGTGGATCCCGAGGTTGGACCCGATCTTCAGCTTTTCAATCAAGGTGTCGGGCGCGCCGAAGACGAACTTCACCTTCTTGGTGTCCGCCAGCACGAACCCCACGGTGCCCGGCGCCACGAAGGTGCCGGCTTCGACGCCGCGCTTCAGGATCACGCCATCGATGGGCGCGCGCAGGGTGGTGTCGCCCAGCACCAGCTGCGCATTGCCGACCTGCGCTTGTGCCCCTTGCACCATGGCCTTGGCGGTCGCCAGCTTGGCCGTCATGGCGTCGAGCTCCGCCGGCGCGATGGCGTTGCTCGCCACCAGCTTTTGCACGCGGTCGAAGTCGAGCTGCGCTTGTTTTTGATTCGCCTGCGCTTGCGCCAATTGCGCGTTGGTCTGGGCGAGCTGCTGCTGGTAATCGCTCTCGCGCACGGAGGCGAGCACCGTTCCGGCGCGCACGAAGTCGCCCTCTTGCACCTTGCGCAGCTTTCCATCGCTGTCCTTCACCTGCAAAAGGTCGCGAATGTAGCCGCCCACCTTGAACGCCAGATCGACGCGCGTCGCCGGCTCGATGCTCCCCGAATAGCGCGCGCCGCGCACCTCGGCGGCCACGTCTACCGATCGCACCTTCACGGGGATGATCCCTTTTGCGCCGTCCGCGCCCTCCTCCTTGCGGTGGCACGCGGCGCACGCGAGGCCGATCAGGCAGACGGCGCAAAGGATACGAAGGACGCGACCGGCGAAGACCCAACGAGACGACGCGACGATGCGCGCGAGCGCAAGAGGACGCATGGAGACCCCCCTTCATCCATGGACGACGACGAACGAGAAATATCAGCCGGCCGCGCGATACGGCAACACGGCAAACCAGCAAATGCGAGTAGTCGGAGTTGCCGGAGCCGTTCGATGCACTAGCGGCGCTTGGCGGTGCGCGTTTTGGTCGGCTCGACCCGAAGGTAGCCGCGTCGGAGAAAGGTAAAGATCTCCTCGACGATGGTCTCCTCCGGATGATCCCAGCCGCGCAGGATCACCTGGTAGAGCAGCTCCTTCACGACGCCGAGTGTCATGATCGCGTACATGGCGGCATCGCCGATTTCGACGATGCCCAGCTCTTGTCCATCGCGCAGGCTTTGCTCGAGCAGCTTGCCCACCTCGTCGTAGAACGAGTGGAGCCGCCGGTCGAACGCGGGATCGACGCCGAGGGCGTCGGCCAGCAGGATCTTGGTGGTGGCGCGGTCCTCGAGCAAAATCGAGACGATGCGGCGGATGTTCTCGGAGACTTGGTCGGCGACGCTCCGCGCCTGATCGTTCAGGTCGACCCGCACGATGTTCATCGCGAGCTTGGCGATGAACCGGTCGACGATCTCCTCGAAGATGGCGCGCTTGTCCGCGAAGTAGAGGTAGAAGGTGCCGCGCGCGACCCCGGCGGCGGTGACGATGTCCTCGACCTTGGCGGCGTGGTATCCGCGCTTGGCGAAGACGTCGCGCGCATGAACGAGTAGTTTTTGCCGGCGTTCGGACTTTTCCAAAGGGGGACGGAGACTAGCTTATCCGAATGAAAAGATTCGGACATCTGCGCATCGCTCGGTCAGCCAGACCAGCGCAAGCGCGGCCACGACTCCACTTGTGCTCAGGACGATGCGGCGCTTGGCCTCGAGCGGTCTCGAGAACCACTTAATGAACCACCCGAGCGCAAAAAAGAGCGGTAGCACGACCATGAGCTGGCCGATCTCCACGCCGAGGTTGAAGGCCACCAAGGTCTTGACGAGCCCGTGGGAGCGCAAACCAAGCTCACGAAGCTGGTTGCTGAAGCCGAAGCCGTGCACGAGCCCGAAGCCAAATGTCATGGCCGGGCGCCACCGCAGCGACGGCGCGACGGGGGTGATGCCCGCCGACGACCCGGGCGGCGCGATCCGCGCGGTCCCACGGCGCGCGAGGACGGCATTTTCGAGCGCGACGAACAAGATGGTGACGCAAATGGTGGCCTCGATCAGGCGCGCCGGCGGCGACACGAGGTCCAGCGCGCCCAGCGCCAAGGTGATGCTATGCGCCAGTGTGAACGAGGTGATCACCAGCCCCAGCTCGCGAAGGCCCGTCACCACCAGCACGAGCGAAATGACGAACGCCAGGTGGTCGTAGCCGGTGAGGATATGCTCGATACCTTGCGCGACGAGGCTCCCAAATCCGGAAGGGGCGGGCCTATCGCTCTCCGGGTGCCCATCGCCCTCGGAGCGCCCATCGCTCGACGGACGTCGAGCGAGCGCGATTTCCGCGGTGGTGGGACGAAACACGTGACCGGTGGTCGTTTGGTCCACGTGAAATGTGCCGAGAAACGTGTGCCCGCCCGCGTCCTCCTGGAATGCCTCATTGACGACGCGCAATCGATTCCACGCCGCGGGGCATGTGCGCGATCGCGCCAGGTGAAGGCGTTCGCCTTCGACCGCATAGGCGGTCATTGATTGTAGGATGCATGTGCCTCGATCCGTTTCGATACGCAGTTTGGGTTCGAGGTAGGTGAGCAGCGCACGTCGTCCGGCCTCGGCCTCGGTGCTCTCGAGCAGCCCATTGCCATTTTGATCGAGGTGCAGAAGGGTGGCCAAGGTCGCGCCGTCGAGCAGGAGATCTTCGACCAGGGCGTCGCCTTGGGTTTGCAACGTCAGGCTGCTGATCGACCAGGCGTGCGCTCCCGCCGTGCGCGGGGCGAGGATGATGAATGCGACGATGATGCCGATGATCGCGGCACATGTTTGGAACAACCGACGCATAGGTCGGGGCGATCGCCGACGCATAGGTTGGCGCGAACGCTAATGATAAAATGTGTCTACGTCGCCACCGAGACGTGACAGTCGCGTGCGAAGGCTCCGCCCATGAATCGACGCGTGTTGGGCGGGGTGGCCGCGGGCATCCTTCTTCTGCATTTCCATTGTTCCGACACGTCGGTTCCCGGTGCTTCGCCGGGACCGAGCAATCCTACCGGTGATTCGGACGCTGGTATTCCCACCGGCGAACAAGGCCGCGATCCCGTTCCCGGATCCCGCTCCGACGGCGGCGGTCCGCCGGACGCGGGGCCCGCGGTGGAGTTGCCTCCCGTGTACGACGGGCCTTGTGTGGCGAATACGCCGGCGGCGAATGCCCGCGCCGCGACGGACTCCGCGGATGCGGGATCGGGGGTGACGGGTGGCGGCATCATACCGGTCGAGGACGAGCCGGGGCCGCGGCCCTATTTGCAAACTCCGACCGACCACTCGATGTGGGTTTCCTGGTGGACGAACACGGGGACCGAATCGAAAGTGGAATTCGGAACCGGCGAAGCGTCCTTGAATCGCACGGCCTCCGGCACCACCACCGAGCTCGCGAGCGACGCATCGTACCACTTGGTCAAGCTCGATGGGCTCACCGCCGACACCCGTTACTGGTACCGCGTGACCACGGGGACCAGCGTTTCGCGCGTATACCGCTTTCGCACCTTGCCGGCGCCGGGCACCAAGCCGGATCATTTTCGATTCCTCATCATCGGCGATCATCAAATCATCGATCAACCGCGCCACACCAAGATGGTGGCGGCGGCCCGCGACGAGGTGGTCGAGAAATTCGGCGGCTACATCGAAGACGCCATTCGCTTGAACGTCAACGTAGGCGACCAAGTCGACGTGGGGAACGTCGATCATTGGCGCAACCTCCACTTCAAGCAATCGGCGCTGCTCACGCCTTATATTCCGACCACGACCATCGTGGGTAATCACGAGACGTATTACGATACGGATCTCGCGCTCTACAAGCAGCTCTTCGCCTACGAGGGCTTGGACTACGCGGGCATCGCGCCCCGCGCCGAGGACAGCGAGAAATACTATGCGCTGCGCGCGGCCAACCTGCTCTTCATCATGACCGACACCGAGCACACCACGGGGACGGCGGGCACGGAGCAGGCGAGCTATGTCGAGCGTCTGGTGACCAAGGCGTCGGGCGACGCGGCGGTCGATTGGATCATCACCCTCGGCCACCGCCCGTATCAGGCGGAGCAATACGTCGGAGACATCTCGACCTGGATCCGAAATACGGTGGCGCCCATCCTCACGCGCACCCCCAAGTCGATCGCGGTGGTGGGCGCGCACCATCACCTCTACGCGCGCGGCCAGCTCCGCAACGATCCGCTCTACAACCTGATTTCGGGCGGCACGGCGTGGGATCAATATTGGGGGCAATCGAACGAGACCGACTTCGACGACGTTCAAAAGACCATCGACTTTTGGCCCTATCAAATCGTCGATGCGGATCGAACCAAGGACGACGTCTCCGCCGAGACATACGCCATGGGGAGCCCCAAGCTCGGTTACTTCCCCAATACGCTCATCGACTGCTTCCATCGCCGCAAGAACCAATCCGCGCCCAAGAAGCCGGCCCTGAAGGAGGCGCCGAAGCAGCCGATCACGCTCCCGTTCACGTTCCACAGCACGGCTTACGCGAGCGCGCCGAACGAGCCGTACAACAGCACGCAGTTCCAAGTTGCGCCGTCGAGCGCATTCGCGACCCTCGAGATCGATCTGTACCGCGATTACGAAGATCTCTTCGGAACGACGGGCCCGAACGGGACCCCGAAATATTGGTGGGCCGACAAGAACAAAGGCGTCGACATCTTCGCGCTGCCGCTGGGGCAGGGGAGGCTCCCCAATGGCGCGCACGTCGTTCGCGTCCGGCATCGCGATCGAAACCTGGAGTGGTCGGCCTGGTCGGATCCCGTGGCGTTCACGGTGACGGGCAGCACCTCGGGCGCCCCCACGGTGAGCATGCAAAAGAGCCGTTACCCCAAAGGCTCGCCGGTGGATGTCCAATGGGCCAATGGCCCGGCGAACGCCAAGGACTGGGTCGGCATTTACGTCGAGGGGCAAACGCCGGGCGGGCCTGGCGCGACGGCGTGGACGTACACGCCCGCGGCGTCGGGGAGCACGACCTTCAACCTGACGAACAGCGACCTTTACTGGGTCAACCTGTTCGAGAACGACGGCTACAAGGAGCTCGCGAAGCGCGTCCCGTTCTATTATGGCGATATTCCGGTCTTGCAGACTGACCGCGCGAAATACGATGTCGGGCAAACGGTGACGGTCAAGCTCACGAATGGTCCGGCGCTGGCCAGAGATTGGGTCGGCATTTACAAAGCGGGGCAGACGCCGGGGGCCGAATCGTCGACCGCGTGGCTCTCCGCGACGGGGGCCACCGGGAGCTTCGACTTTGCGAGCTTGAAGAAGGGCTTCTACTTCGCGGGCTACTTCCTCAAGAACGAATATTTCGAGCCGGGGAGCCGTGTGGCCTTCCAGGTGGGCGATCAAATCGCCGCGCTGTCCGTGTCGAGCGCGTCGTTTCCCGCGAGCTCGCCGGTGACGTTCCACTTTTCGGACGGCCCCGCGACGGCCAAGGACTACGTCGGTATCTTCCGCGAGGGCGCGACCCCGGGGGTCGACAAGCTGGTGTCGTACCTTTATGTGGACGGCAAGGCCGCGGGCTCCGTCACCTTTGCCGCCGGCGCGCTGGCGGCCGGGAAGTACTTTGCGGCGCTCTACACGAACGACAGCTACACGGAGGTGTCGAACCGGGTCGTCTTTGCGGTGACTCCATGAGCGGCGCCGGCTCGGATCGTTCGCTTCGTCCCTGGGGTTCCCGATTAACGATCGTAGCCTGCAGCGTACTCGCTGCACTCACGTGGACCCATTCGGCCGCGGCGCACGGGGCCGACGTGGTCATGATGGAAGCGCGCCTCGATGGAGACGACGTGGAGGCCATCGCCTACCTCGGCCAGAAGCCCACGATGCGCATGCTGGTCGGCCGCGACGATCGACCGGTCAACCTCGAAACGATCGCCGGACACGAGGAGGCCATCCTCGCGCACCTCCGGTCCACCATGGGCTTCCGCACGGAAGTGGGCACCTGCGAGGCGGGCGCCGTTCTGCGTCTGGACAAAGACCCCGACGGTGAAGCGGTGCGCGTGGTGCGCCGCTACCATTGCCGCGGCGCGAGCAAATCGGGCATCGAAGCCACCTTCCGCCCGTTCCTCGCCGACCAGCCCTTCAAGATCTTCCTGCTCGGCATCTTCTTCGCGAACGGAAAGACGCAAGCCCACACCTTTACGGGAAGCCCCATCTGGCTCCACCCCGAAACCTTCGGCGAGCCCGCCCGCGCCGATCGGCTCGCCCTTTTTCCCGCGCTCTTCCCCCCACTCGAAAGGCCGTCCGCCCCGCAAATCCTCCGCGGCGGCCTCACCGCCCTCTTCGCCACCGCCGGCCTCGTCGTCCTCGCGCTCATCGGCCTCGGCGCCCGCCGCATCCACCGTCAACCGAGCGGATAGGGTCGACGGCGCCCCGGGGTCGGAGCATGCTTTGCACCATGGCGATGACAATCGACCACATCTTGGCCGAAGCGCTGGCACTTCCCGAAGGCGACCGCGCCAAGCTCGTCTCCAAGCTGCTCGCAAGCCTGCCTGCCAGCCCTTCCGCCGCTCCGCCGCGCCGGCTTTCGGACTTGGCCGGCCGCGGGGCGGGCATCTGGGGCGACGATTCCACAGCCACGCTCGACCAACAGCGTGACGAATGGCGCTAGCCGCACCGCTGGCGAGCGCACGCCTCATCGCGCTCGATACTTCGACGTTCATCTACCTCATCGAAAAGCATCCGGCGTTCTTCGGCACCGTCGAACCCATTTTTACGGAGGTGGATGCCGGTACCGTGAAAGCTGTCACGTCCGTCCTCACGTTGCTCGAGGTGCTCGTCAAACCGATCGAGACGGGGGCTACGGCGCTCGCGGATGACTTCCGCGCCACCGTGACGGTGTCGGCCAATCTTCGGGTCGTCGACGTCGACCGCGCGATCGCGGAACGCGCGGCCGAGATCCGAGCTGGGTATGGATTCCGAACGCCCGATGCCATTCACCTGGCGACCGCACAGATGGCAGGAGCGGACGCCTTCATTACGAATGACGAGAGGTTACGACGCTTTCCCGAAGTCGCCGTCGTGACCTTGGGGATGCTGCTCGGATCTTCGTCGGGTATGTGAGCTCGCCGCTAGCTCGCGAGCGACTCCAAAATGTCGTTCGCGTCCAGCTCCTCCACCTCGTCATCGACGTCGATGCACACAGTCTGCGGAACGCCCCCCGCCAATTCGCGCCCGCCCTCGAAGGTGAAGACGCCGCTTTGCGGGTGCCGGCACTCTTTTTCGAACGACACGGCGTGGCAGTGATCGCAGACGGTGAGCTTGCGGCGGTAGTCTTGGGGCCGCATCAAGTAGTCGGCGGCGAAGAGCGACAGCACGCGGTCGGCCAGGCGGAGCGCGGTGTGGTTCATCGCGATGTACAGAACGCGCCCGCTGCCCAGCTTCAAGGTGGCCACCGAGCCGGAGCGGACGGCGGCTTCGGCGAAGCTTGGGTCGCCCGTGAGGACGTGATCGAGCGTGTCCAGCACTTCCTCGCGGACCTTGTCCACGAGATCGACCACCGTTTCTTTGGCGACGGTGCCCGGATTTCGCGGGCCGACGCCGCCGCCGTTGCCGCGTAGGGTCGCGAATTGGTACGAGCCCACGAGCCAATCGGCGAGATCGCGCTTGCTCCAGCGCCGTGTCTCGAGGAAGGACACGCCGGCTTCACGGCATGCGCCCGCAACCTCCGCCGGGTCCAGCGAAATACGGTCGAGTTGAGACGGTAGCCGTTGCATGGTCACCTTATAAGCAAGGCACGTGCTACTCGAATTGTCCCTGCGCGCATTCGCAGGAGACCCCGTGAGCCAATGCCCGAGCATACCAAGTTTGCTCGCCCGTGTACCCCCTTGCGAAGTCCTCCGCACAACTTTCCTGGGCAAGTCTTAACGTGAGCTGAGGCCTTTGGGGGCCTCCACCCGGGGTCCCTCGGTCGCATCCCCTGGTCTGCACCACCGTCACCGCCCCCAGACAGCAGGCGTGATGACGCGAAACCTCAAGGAGTCCCGAGCGACTTCTCCATGAGAAGCCCAAGCTCACCACCCCGCACCGGGGCCGCGCGCGCCATGGTCCCGCAGCCAATTCCGCCGCGTTCGGGACACCTCGCGGCGGTGGCGCCCGCTGACACGCGTGTCAGTTGAAGCCGAAGCATCTGACTTTGGACTTTGCTTGCGAGGAGAAAGCGGGTACCACCTTGGAACTGACACGCGTGTCCAGAAGAACACCGATCGCACTTCACGACGAGACGGGAGAAGGCAATGGCGGGAGCAGGTAGGCAGCTTGTCATTGGTATGGACGTGGGGTCGACGACGGTAAAAGCGGTCGTGGTCGATCCCGCGACGAAGCAGATCCTCTGGAGCGACTACCAGCGTCACCACACGAAGCAGCCGGAGTACGTGCTGGCGATGCTCGAGACGATCCTGGCGGCCTTCCCAGAGAAGGAGACCGGCGGCGCACCTTGGAAGATGTTCCTCACCGGTTCGGGTGCGGGCCCTCTTTGCGCGCCAACCGGTGGGAAATTCGTCCAGGAGGTGAACGCGGTTTCGCTCTCCGTGGAGCACCTCCATCCCGACTGCGGCTCGGTCATCGAGCTGGGTGGTCAGGATGCAAAAATCATCATGTTCAAGTCGGGCGGGAAGGACGAGGGCGAGAAGACCGCCACCGCCTCCATGAACGACAAGTGCGCCTCCGGCACCGGCGCCACCATCGATAAGTGCTTCCTCAAGGTGAACGCACCCCCCGAGCTGGTCACCTCCCTGCGCTTCGACGACTCGAAGCTGCACCACGTGGCCGCCAAATGTGGCGTGTTCGCCGAGACCGACATCGTCAATCTGATCAAGAACGGCATCCCCGCCACCGAGGTCCTCTGCTCCTTGGCCGACGCCATCGTCTTGCAGAACCTCAGCGTGCTCACGCGCGGCGGCACCCTCAAGCACAAGGTGTGTCTGCTCGGAGGACCCAACACCTACCTGCCGTTCCTGCAGGATTGCTGGCGCTTGCGCATCCCCCAAACCTGGGAGGAGCGCGGCTACGACTACCCCAAGGACATCCCGATCGAAGAGCTCATCTTCGTTCCGCAGAACTCGCAGTACTACGCGGCCCTCGGCGCGGTGCTCTATGGTCTGCACGAAGACGCGGCCGTGGGCGTGCTCGATGCCACGCTCCAGGGCCTGCGCGATTACATGACCACCGGCCGCAAAGCGCGCCTGGGTGAGTCGGCGGGCCCGCCGCTCTCCAAGAACGAGGACGAGCTCTCGCAGTTCCGGCAGGTCTACTCGATCGCCAAGTTCCAGCCCATGAAGCTCGAGCCGGGCAGCGAGGTGAAGGCGGTCATCGGGCTCGACGGAGGGAGCACCTCCAGCAAGGCCGTATTGGTCGATTACGATACGGGAAATATCATCTGCAAAGGGTATCAGCTCTCCAAGGGCAACCCCATCGTCGATACCAAAGATCTCCTGCAGCAGCTCCGCGACTACGTGGAAAAAGACCAGGGCGCGAAGCTCACGGTCATGGGCTTCGGCGCCACCGGATATGCGGCCGACGTGCTCCAGGAGTGCGTCAATTCCGACGTGAACGTGGTCGAGACGGTGGCGCACATGATGAGCGCCGTCCACTTCTTCGGCGACGTGGACGTGATCTGCGACATCGGCGGGCAGGACATCAAAGTTCTATTCATGAAGAACGGCGATATCGCCAATTTCCGATTGTCGAATAGCTGCTCGGCCGGCAATGGCATGTTGCTCCAGGCCACCAGCGACTCGTTCGGCGTGCCGGTCACCCAATACGCCGACGTGGCCTTCAAGGCGGAGCTCGCGCCCAAGTTCTCGTACGGCTGCGCGGTGTTCCTCGACACCGACCGCGTGAACTTCCAGAAGGAGGGCTTCTCCAAGGAGGAGATGCTCGCCGGCCTCGCCCAGGTGCTCCCCAAGAACGTGTGGCAGTACGTGGTGCAGATCCCGCGCCTCGCCGCGCTGGGGCGGCGGTTCGTTCTGCAGGGCGGCACGCAGTACAACTTGGCGGCCGTCAAGGCGCAGGTCGACTACATCAAGGAGCGCGTGCCCGACGCGGAGGTGTTCGTGCACCCCCACACGGGCGAGGCGGGCGCCATCGGCGCGGCCATGGAGACCCTGCGCGTGGTGAAGCGCAAAGGGAGCTCGACCTTCATCGGCGTCGAGGCCACCTTGTCGCTCGAGTACACCACCAAGAACGACGAGGAGACCGTCTGCCATTTCTGCGAGAACGAGTGCAAGCGCACCTTCATCGACACGCGCCGCCCCGACGGCACGACCAGCCGCTACATCGCCGGCTTCTCGTGCGAGAAGGGCACCGTCGAGTCCAAGGAGGCGATGCTCGAGCTGGTGGCGGAGCGCAAGAAGATCGCGCAGCAGTTCCCCAACATGGTCGACTACGAGTCGAAGCGCGCCTTCATGCACTTCTACAAAGGCGTGCCCATGCCGGAGGACAAATCGCCGGTCCGCACCGTGGACGTGCGCAAGGGCTTCTTCGGCACCCGCCGGGTGGAGGTCATTCGCCCGTTCAACCGCGCGAGCGCCGAGGTGTGGGAGAAGCGCCGCAGCGTGCGCATCGGCGTCCCGCGCGTGCTCAACGTGTACTCCACCGCGCCGTGGATCCGCGCGTACTTCGAGGCGATCGGCATCCAGCGCCAGAACATCGTCTTCAGCGACGCGACCACCGAGGAGATGTGGGTCGAGGGCGGGAAATACGGCTCGATCGACCCGTGCTACCCGTCGAAGGTGGCGCAGGCGCACATTCACCACCTCTTGTTCCATCAGCACATGCCGGAGAAGAAGAAGCCGCTCAAGTACATCTTCTTCCCCATCCTGACCCACGTGCAGTCGTTCGTGGCCGACACCATGGACAACGCGTGCTGCCCCATCGTGGCCGGCGCGCCCGACGTCATGAAGGCGGCGTTCACCAAGGAGATCGACTTCTTCGCGCAGCGCGGGATCGAGTACCTCGATCCGGCGCTCTCCTTCGCCGAGCCCACCCTCATGGCGCGCCGCATGCTCGAGACCTGGGGGCCGCGCCTCGGGGTGACCGAGGACGAGAACGATCACGCGTGCCGCGAGGCGTGGAAGGCGCTCACCCAGTTCGAGGCCGACGTGGAGGAGAAGGGCCGCGCCATCCTGGAGACGGTGGAGCACGAGGACCGGGTCGCCATCTTGATGATCGGCCGCCCGTACCACTCGGATCCGGGGCTCAATCACGGCATCCCGGAGGAGTTCCAGGTGCTCGGCTACCCGATCCTCTCGATCCGGTCGATCCCCAAGAGCCGCGAGTACCTCGATCGCTACTACAAAGAGGAGCTCGACAAGGGGACCATCAAGTCGCCCCTCGAGCTCAATCACGTGTGGCCCGAGAACTACTCGGCCAACAGCGCGCAGAAGGTCTGGGCGGCGAGCTTCGCGGCGCACCACCCGAACGTGGTCGTGCTCGATCTCTCGTCCTTCAAGTGCGGCCACGACGCGCCCACGTACGGCCTCATCGACTCCATCATCGAGACGAGCAAGACGCCCTACGCCGCGCTGCATGACATCGACGCCAACAAGCCGGGCGGCTCCATCAAGATCCGCGTGAAGACGTACGCGCACGCGCTGAGGCTGCACGAAGAACGCTTGCAGGATGCATCGAGCCGGCGCGCCGAGCTGATGCACGAGCTCGACAAGAAGAAGCTCATGTTGCTCGAGCTCCGCAGCGAGCAGCTCGCGGCGCGCCAGCGCCACACCGGCGATCCGGCGCTCCTGGCCGAGATCGAGGCGCTGCGGGCCAAGGTCCGCGCGTACGAAGCTCCGGTCACCGAGGCGCCGCCCGAGGTGGCCAAGGGGGTCGTGCAGCTCGGACGAAAGACTGCAAACGGGGTGGTGCGCATCCCGAACGCCGCCAATTCCAACGCGAAGACCCGCGCTGCAGCACCTCGGGTGGACGTGGAAGCCGAATCTTTTCTGATGGCCCAAGAAGGGGAGTGACGAATCATGACGACGAACTACGAAGTGCGAGCGAAAGCCAAGCTCCCGGTCATCGACGTCGAAGCGGAGCTCCGCCGTTTCGAGGAAGAAGAGCGCAAGCGCCTGGGGCTCGATCAAGAGACGAACCAGTGGCTCGAGCAGATGGCCGGGCTGACCTTCACCAAGTCCGAGCGATCGAACATCACCTTGCTCATCGGCGGACTGACGTTGGCGCACGACTTCC contains these protein-coding regions:
- a CDS encoding acyl-CoA dehydratase activase-related protein — encoded protein: MDVGSTTVKAVVVDPATKQILWSDYQRHHTKQPEYVLAMLETILAAFPEKETGGAPWKMFLTGSGAGPLCAPTGGKFVQEVNAVSLSVEHLHPDCGSVIELGGQDAKIIMFKSGGKDEGEKTATASMNDKCASGTGATIDKCFLKVNAPPELVTSLRFDDSKLHHVAAKCGVFAETDIVNLIKNGIPATEVLCSLADAIVLQNLSVLTRGGTLKHKVCLLGGPNTYLPFLQDCWRLRIPQTWEERGYDYPKDIPIEELIFVPQNSQYYAALGAVLYGLHEDAAVGVLDATLQGLRDYMTTGRKARLGESAGPPLSKNEDELSQFRQVYSIAKFQPMKLEPGSEVKAVIGLDGGSTSSKAVLVDYDTGNIICKGYQLSKGNPIVDTKDLLQQLRDYVEKDQGAKLTVMGFGATGYAADVLQECVNSDVNVVETVAHMMSAVHFFGDVDVICDIGGQDIKVLFMKNGDIANFRLSNSCSAGNGMLLQATSDSFGVPVTQYADVAFKAELAPKFSYGCAVFLDTDRVNFQKEGFSKEEMLAGLAQVLPKNVWQYVVQIPRLAALGRRFVLQGGTQYNLAAVKAQVDYIKERVPDAEVFVHPHTGEAGAIGAAMETLRVVKRKGSSTFIGVEATLSLEYTTKNDEETVCHFCENECKRTFIDTRRPDGTTSRYIAGFSCEKGTVESKEAMLELVAERKKIAQQFPNMVDYESKRAFMHFYKGVPMPEDKSPVRTVDVRKGFFGTRRVEVIRPFNRASAEVWEKRRSVRIGVPRVLNVYSTAPWIRAYFEAIGIQRQNIVFSDATTEEMWVEGGKYGSIDPCYPSKVAQAHIHHLLFHQHMPEKKKPLKYIFFPILTHVQSFVADTMDNACCPIVAGAPDVMKAAFTKEIDFFAQRGIEYLDPALSFAEPTLMARRMLETWGPRLGVTEDENDHACREAWKALTQFEADVEEKGRAILETVEHEDRVAILMIGRPYHSDPGLNHGIPEEFQVLGYPILSIRSIPKSREYLDRYYKEELDKGTIKSPLELNHVWPENYSANSAQKVWAASFAAHHPNVVVLDLSSFKCGHDAPTYGLIDSIIETSKTPYAALHDIDANKPGGSIKIRVKTYAHALRLHEERLQDASSRRAELMHELDKKKLMLLELRSEQLAARQRHTGDPALLAEIEALRAKVRAYEAPVTEAPPEVAKGVVQLGRKTANGVVRIPNAANSNAKTRAAAPRVDVEAESFLMAQEGE